One Methylocaldum marinum DNA window includes the following coding sequences:
- a CDS encoding acetoacetate decarboxylase family protein — MTYPSAPWTLKGCAVQTLRLVDAARARAFVPPDLAIVSVLPGKTLGLVYLASYGPESDLAYNELIVVPALTRYGKNLGFWISHIYVDDPDSCAGGREIWGLPKELAQFSWQSGETGQVLVRQDERALCTLNYTRLRRLWRQPFLQPALSQLGVNLLWFKGTITAGFGLGKGYLDVPFDSPFAALALSHAVRTFHFDEMTLVAHAPRVIGCSTAVRQT; from the coding sequence ATGACTTATCCGTCCGCCCCTTGGACTTTAAAGGGATGCGCGGTTCAGACCCTGCGTTTGGTTGACGCGGCACGGGCACGGGCATTCGTCCCGCCGGACTTGGCCATCGTCTCGGTCCTCCCCGGCAAGACCTTGGGCCTGGTATACCTGGCCTCTTACGGTCCGGAGTCCGACCTCGCGTATAACGAATTGATCGTCGTTCCCGCCTTGACACGCTACGGAAAAAATCTGGGCTTTTGGATCTCCCATATTTATGTCGATGATCCCGACTCCTGCGCCGGCGGCCGCGAAATCTGGGGACTCCCCAAGGAACTCGCGCAGTTTTCCTGGCAATCGGGCGAAACCGGGCAAGTGCTGGTTCGTCAGGACGAACGGGCGCTCTGTACCCTGAACTACACTCGTCTTAGGCGGTTGTGGCGGCAACCTTTTCTTCAGCCGGCACTCAGCCAGCTCGGCGTAAACCTTCTTTGGTTCAAGGGCACGATTACCGCCGGCTTTGGGCTCGGCAAGGGGTATCTGGATGTGCCATTCGACAGTCCTTTTGCGGCACTGGCGCTGTCCCATGCCGTACGAACCTTTCATTTCGACGAGATGACTTTAGTGGCCCACGCGCCACGTGTCATCGGCTGTTCGACAGCCGTACGGCAAACGTGA
- a CDS encoding PEP-CTERM sorting domain-containing protein, whose product METLTLVRTVGLGLSLIGCVGTAHASSFSGQLNSQGYDVLTVMVPTDGVVDIEYTAGYDDPTFSLFDNSGVHLVTNDDVTGAISKITLNLTANTYSLLISYCCNSWLYILDSDAVFSVTDGFNKGSYWFSGTGTLKGMRADLDLGMPPFFAQRAPYTVTVTGAQLSRVPEPATLSLIGPGLLGVSLRFRRRD is encoded by the coding sequence ATGGAAACACTTACTCTTGTACGAACTGTAGGACTGGGGCTGAGCCTGATCGGGTGTGTCGGCACGGCTCACGCCTCTAGTTTCTCTGGCCAATTGAATTCGCAAGGCTATGATGTTCTGACCGTCATGGTTCCAACCGACGGAGTAGTCGACATTGAATACACTGCGGGGTATGACGATCCCACATTTTCATTGTTCGACAACTCGGGGGTACATCTGGTTACGAACGACGATGTGACAGGCGCGATTTCCAAGATAACGCTCAACCTCACGGCAAACACTTATTCACTGCTCATCAGTTACTGCTGTAATTCTTGGTTGTACATCTTGGATTCTGACGCAGTATTCTCCGTTACCGATGGATTCAACAAAGGCTCTTACTGGTTCAGTGGTACTGGAACGCTGAAAGGCATGAGAGCCGATCTCGATCTGGGCATGCCGCCTTTCTTTGCGCAGCGGGCGCCGTACACCGTGACGGTGACTGGCGCCCAATTGAGCCGCGTTCCAGAACCTGCCACCCTCTCTTTGATTGGGCCTGGACTTCTTGGAGTAAGCTTGAGGTTTAGGCGCAGGGACTAA
- a CDS encoding LysE family translocator, protein MTFTNMATLFGAMAVLAAVPSVSVLAVSARSATHGFAHGACTAMGIVVGDLWFNLLAMLGLALLVEMTDGLFILIKYLGGTYLIWLGISLWRSRTKVSDFNDATRSSLLSSFMAGLLITLGDQKAVFFYLGFLPAFVDLSALSYSDAGLVMAITVVAVGGVKLGYAYAAHRAGTRITIRGGKTMSIAAAGVMIAAGIFLVAMA, encoded by the coding sequence GTGACTTTTACCAACATGGCGACGTTATTTGGTGCCATGGCTGTACTGGCGGCGGTTCCGAGCGTCAGCGTCCTGGCCGTGTCGGCACGATCGGCGACTCACGGGTTTGCCCATGGCGCGTGTACCGCCATGGGCATCGTGGTAGGCGATCTGTGGTTCAATTTACTGGCCATGCTCGGTCTTGCGCTTCTCGTCGAAATGACCGACGGCCTTTTCATCCTGATCAAGTATCTCGGCGGGACTTACCTGATCTGGCTGGGAATTTCGCTCTGGAGGTCCAGGACAAAAGTCTCGGACTTCAACGACGCCACCCGCTCGTCATTGCTATCGAGTTTCATGGCGGGCCTGCTCATCACCCTCGGAGACCAAAAGGCAGTCTTTTTCTATTTAGGCTTCTTGCCGGCCTTCGTTGATCTGAGCGCGCTGTCCTATTCAGACGCCGGTTTGGTCATGGCGATCACGGTAGTGGCCGTCGGCGGCGTAAAGCTCGGTTACGCCTACGCAGCCCATAGAGCGGGCACGCGTATAACGATCAGGGGCGGAAAAACCATGAGTATTGCGGCGGCCGGCGTAATGATAGCTGCCGGCATCTTTCTCGTGGCGATGGCATAA
- the sbcB gene encoding exodeoxyribonuclease I, whose amino-acid sequence MSSCSSLYWYDYETFGTDPKRDRPAQFGGIRTDLEFNPIGEPLTLFCKPARDTLPVPEACLITGITPQMAAERGVTEAEFIATIHDQFSVPGTCVAGYNNIRFDDEVTRNCLYRNLFDPYEREWRNGNSRWDIIDMLRLTRALRPEGIEWPRDEHGRPTLRLDTLTVANGIRHENAHDALADVRATIAVARLIRDRQPKLFNFVFNHRGKREVFELLKFGAMQPVLHVSEKYAADRCCIAVVVALAKHPRNPNGIIVYDLSVDPEPLITLSAEEVRERLYTPVSKRPPGIERIPLKTVHINKCPVVAPLSALRPEDAERLQIDLAYCDRNLDLLKEALNKPSPFGRGLGEGPLDQPVAQVASPNWRLHQSFLKRELALPKKIREVMELNEPNTRTDDPDLMLYDGGFIGDADRTILKQLRALSPEELSRVQPAFEDARLPELVFRYRARNFPETLTAEESARWETYRIRRLTAQGGGGSLVMNEYQARIDALEASPDLSARDREILASLRRYAREIIS is encoded by the coding sequence ATGTCGTCTTGTTCTTCCTTATATTGGTACGATTACGAAACTTTCGGCACCGATCCGAAGCGCGATCGTCCCGCACAATTCGGCGGAATTCGAACCGATCTGGAGTTCAATCCGATCGGCGAACCCCTGACTCTTTTCTGCAAGCCCGCACGTGACACCCTGCCCGTGCCCGAAGCCTGCCTGATCACGGGTATTACCCCGCAAATGGCGGCGGAACGGGGAGTCACCGAGGCCGAGTTCATAGCCACGATCCACGATCAGTTCTCGGTGCCGGGGACTTGTGTCGCCGGCTATAACAATATTCGGTTCGACGATGAAGTCACCCGGAATTGTCTTTATCGAAACCTGTTCGATCCGTATGAGCGGGAATGGCGCAACGGCAATTCCCGCTGGGATATCATCGACATGCTGCGCCTCACCCGGGCTCTGCGGCCGGAGGGCATCGAATGGCCCAGGGACGAGCACGGCCGTCCGACTCTGCGATTGGACACGCTTACGGTCGCCAACGGCATTCGCCATGAAAATGCACACGATGCTCTGGCCGACGTTAGGGCGACCATTGCGGTAGCGCGGCTGATTCGAGATCGTCAGCCCAAGCTCTTCAACTTCGTCTTCAATCATCGGGGCAAGAGAGAGGTCTTTGAATTATTGAAGTTCGGAGCGATGCAGCCGGTTTTGCACGTATCGGAAAAGTACGCGGCGGACCGGTGCTGCATTGCCGTTGTCGTCGCGCTCGCCAAGCATCCGCGGAATCCGAACGGCATCATCGTTTATGATCTTTCCGTCGATCCCGAACCTCTCATCACCTTGAGTGCGGAAGAGGTTAGGGAACGCCTATATACGCCGGTTTCGAAACGCCCACCCGGAATCGAGCGCATCCCTCTGAAAACGGTCCACATCAACAAATGTCCCGTCGTAGCGCCGTTGTCGGCTTTGCGTCCGGAGGATGCGGAACGGCTGCAAATCGATCTTGCGTACTGCGACCGTAACCTCGATTTACTTAAGGAAGCTCTGAACAAGCCCTCTCCCTTTGGGAGAGGGTTGGGTGAGGGCCCGTTAGATCAACCAGTTGCACAGGTCGCTTCGCCGAATTGGAGACTTCATCAGAGCTTCCTTAAGCGAGAATTGGCCTTGCCTAAGAAAATTCGGGAAGTCATGGAGCTCAATGAGCCGAACACGCGTACGGATGATCCCGACCTCATGCTTTATGACGGTGGATTCATCGGAGATGCCGATCGGACAATTCTGAAACAATTGAGAGCTTTGAGCCCTGAAGAGCTAAGCCGTGTACAACCGGCGTTCGAAGATGCGCGCTTGCCGGAGCTGGTTTTCCGCTACCGCGCTCGAAATTTTCCGGAGACATTGACGGCCGAGGAATCGGCACGTTGGGAAACGTATCGCATCCGGCGGCTGACGGCTCAGGGAGGCGGCGGAAGCCTCGTCATGAACGAGTATCAAGCTAGAATCGACGCCCTGGAGGCGTCTCCCGACCTGTCGGCCAGGGACCGGGAAATCCTTGCGAGCCTTCGCCGTTACGCTCGGGAAATTATCTCCTAA
- a CDS encoding protoglobin domain-containing protein: protein MNDQLQQTLHGTAMPDISENVEIISTLMDYCEDDWEVLKSEARQISEWSPDLVKIFYDTLYSYEKTASVFHEGERPKVEERLARWIASLASGTKEKDFWQHQWIIALVHIQRGVRNIYVLGMMNRLQQIILQKCMETYEQPKALRVYTAFLRLSGVIAALIAECYTELQESITTQGLSMAGLNPGLVQRIRELQIGKMMGQMGSDGRAS, encoded by the coding sequence GTGAACGACCAGCTCCAACAGACTTTGCATGGGACGGCGATGCCCGATATCAGCGAAAATGTGGAAATCATATCCACGCTTATGGACTACTGCGAGGACGACTGGGAAGTCCTCAAGAGCGAAGCTCGCCAGATTAGCGAATGGTCGCCCGATCTGGTGAAGATTTTCTACGATACCTTGTACTCATACGAAAAGACGGCAAGCGTGTTCCACGAAGGGGAGCGCCCCAAGGTCGAGGAACGCCTGGCTCGCTGGATTGCCTCTCTGGCCTCGGGCACGAAAGAAAAGGACTTTTGGCAGCATCAATGGATCATTGCCCTGGTTCATATTCAGCGGGGCGTGCGCAATATCTATGTGCTGGGCATGATGAACCGCCTGCAGCAAATCATCCTGCAAAAGTGCATGGAAACCTACGAGCAGCCGAAAGCTCTGCGCGTCTATACCGCATTCCTCAGGCTCAGCGGCGTCATCGCGGCGCTGATCGCCGAGTGTTATACCGAGTTACAGGAATCCATTACCACGCAAGGCCTATCCATGGCGGGTTTGAATCCCGGATTGGTGCAGCGAATTCGAGAGCTTCAGATCGGCAAGATGATGGGCCAAATGGGGTCTGACGGACGAGCAAGCTAG
- a CDS encoding YVTN family beta-propeller repeat protein: MSGFFDSVRRVKAAAGVAAFLFLRVGDVFGEPYAYVTNQKDNSVSVIDTATGTVVKSVGVGSEPAGVAVSRNGARICVTNPGSKDITVLDGSTQNVITTLAVGEGPLGIAVDPAGTRAYVADWYGHYLSVLDLAGLKVLKRIPVGHSPSGVAVSPDGAKIYVANRDDDSVSLLDAAKLEVEKTVAVGKHPFGITLDSKAKRLYVANVESNDVSVVDAETMTLLNTIAVGDRPYAVAMGAGGTRLFVTNQYDNTVSVIAAEQGEVIATIEVGEYPEGIAAHPDGKHIYVANWFSNSVSVINAETLQLEKTIATGDGSRAFGEFVAQAVDAKSQ; encoded by the coding sequence ATGAGCGGCTTTTTCGATTCGGTAAGGCGGGTGAAAGCGGCGGCCGGTGTCGCCGCTTTCCTGTTTCTCAGAGTCGGTGATGTGTTCGGAGAGCCCTATGCATACGTCACTAATCAGAAAGATAACAGCGTTTCCGTAATCGACACGGCGACCGGAACCGTCGTCAAGTCAGTCGGAGTCGGATCGGAGCCGGCAGGTGTCGCGGTCAGTCGAAACGGTGCCAGGATTTGCGTCACCAATCCCGGCAGCAAAGACATTACCGTTTTGGACGGCAGCACGCAAAACGTGATTACGACCTTGGCCGTGGGCGAAGGGCCTTTGGGCATCGCTGTCGATCCCGCAGGAACACGGGCTTATGTTGCTGACTGGTACGGGCATTACCTTTCCGTGCTTGATCTCGCCGGTTTAAAAGTGCTGAAACGAATCCCGGTCGGGCATTCTCCTTCCGGCGTTGCCGTGAGTCCGGATGGCGCGAAGATCTATGTCGCGAACCGGGACGACGACTCGGTTTCATTGCTCGATGCAGCCAAACTGGAAGTCGAGAAGACAGTTGCTGTCGGCAAGCATCCGTTCGGCATCACCTTGGATTCGAAAGCGAAACGACTGTATGTGGCCAACGTGGAAAGCAACGACGTCTCCGTGGTCGATGCGGAGACCATGACGCTACTGAATACCATCGCTGTCGGCGACAGGCCGTATGCAGTGGCTATGGGCGCCGGTGGTACCCGTCTGTTCGTGACCAACCAATACGACAACACCGTTTCCGTCATCGCGGCCGAGCAGGGTGAAGTCATTGCCACGATCGAGGTCGGCGAATACCCCGAAGGCATAGCCGCCCATCCGGACGGCAAGCATATCTATGTCGCTAATTGGTTCAGCAACTCCGTTTCCGTCATCAATGCGGAAACCTTGCAACTGGAAAAGACCATTGCTACCGGCGACGGCAGCCGCGCATTCGGCGAGTTCGTGGCGCAAGCGGTTGATGCGAAGTCGCAATAG
- a CDS encoding ExeA family protein — MYTQFFSLSEPPFSATADPRYVYLAPQHDEVLARLLYDIDRTDGGLSVLTGEAGVGKTTLCRCLLEQLPDTIDVALILNPVPDGARFLASICDGLNVAYPSQCIDLDILVDLLGKHLTYAYARGRRAVVLIGKAQNLGFETMELIRLLTHLETHQIKLLRVILVGQPDLNKILAHADSRQIARRVTARYQLRPFCLAETRAYIQHRLTVGGCPTPLFTRLAMGQVHRRSGGIPRKINAICDRALLDAHRMGKTQVSRATARHAAREVLTPAVPGIAHGYGRRG, encoded by the coding sequence ATGTATACCCAGTTCTTCAGCCTGAGTGAACCGCCTTTCTCCGCAACGGCGGATCCGCGGTATGTGTATCTAGCCCCGCAGCATGACGAAGTCCTTGCGCGCCTGCTGTACGACATCGACCGAACGGACGGCGGGCTCTCCGTGCTTACCGGCGAAGCGGGCGTAGGCAAGACCACGCTATGCCGGTGTCTGCTCGAACAGTTGCCGGACACCATCGACGTCGCCTTGATTCTCAACCCAGTCCCCGACGGAGCCCGGTTTCTGGCCAGCATCTGCGATGGACTGAACGTCGCGTATCCGTCTCAGTGTATCGACCTGGACATTCTCGTCGATTTGCTCGGTAAACATCTCACTTATGCATACGCGCGCGGCAGGCGAGCCGTCGTATTGATCGGCAAAGCACAAAATCTCGGATTCGAGACCATGGAACTGATCCGGCTTCTGACTCACTTGGAAACGCACCAGATCAAACTGCTGCGTGTCATTCTGGTCGGACAACCGGATTTGAATAAGATCCTCGCGCATGCCGACTCGAGGCAGATCGCTCGACGAGTCACCGCCCGATACCAATTGCGGCCCTTTTGTCTTGCCGAAACGCGCGCCTACATTCAGCATCGACTGACGGTCGGCGGATGTCCAACGCCGCTGTTCACCCGGCTAGCCATGGGACAGGTTCACCGGCGGTCCGGCGGCATTCCCCGCAAGATCAACGCAATTTGCGACCGGGCACTGCTGGACGCACATCGCATGGGCAAGACGCAAGTGAGCCGGGCGACCGCGCGGCATGCTGCGAGAGAGGTCCTTACGCCGGCCGTACCCGGCATAGCGCACGGGTACGGCCGGCGGGGTTAA
- a CDS encoding SRPBCC family protein, producing MKKLLSLVAVLSLLWVGFANAHGPTRQKVTESIEINAAPEAVWALVGDWANLQNWLPVVESSTAQGSTEKGATRELKLKSGGVIKEELKSYDASKMTLQYKINEVDPKDLPVANYSASIKVEPNPAGGSKVVWNGAFYRSFMNNNPPPEESDEAAVKAVTAIYKEGLANLKAVAEQK from the coding sequence ATGAAAAAGCTCTTGTCACTCGTCGCCGTTTTGTCACTGCTTTGGGTGGGATTTGCGAATGCCCATGGCCCGACGCGTCAGAAGGTTACGGAATCCATCGAAATTAATGCCGCGCCGGAAGCGGTTTGGGCGCTTGTCGGTGATTGGGCGAACCTGCAGAATTGGTTGCCCGTGGTTGAAAGTTCCACGGCTCAGGGCAGTACCGAGAAAGGCGCGACCCGGGAACTCAAGCTGAAGAGCGGTGGCGTGATCAAGGAGGAACTCAAGAGCTATGATGCCTCCAAAATGACTCTGCAATACAAGATCAACGAAGTCGACCCCAAGGATCTGCCGGTAGCCAATTACTCGGCTTCCATCAAAGTGGAGCCGAATCCGGCAGGTGGTTCCAAGGTAGTATGGAACGGCGCCTTTTATCGCAGCTTCATGAATAACAATCCGCCTCCCGAGGAGAGCGACGAAGCAGCTGTCAAAGCGGTGACCGCCATTTACAAGGAAGGATTGGCCAATCTGAAAGCCGTCGCAGAGCAGAAATAA
- a CDS encoding M23 family metallopeptidase, with translation MKISKKISTAILALLLIGFVLPERIKIPVVGASAKDWNRESFWFEPWGTSGVHKGIDIFGKLGTGVTSTTDGIVLYTGQIRKGGNVVLILGPKWRLHYFAHLSAINTSIFNFVSSGSLIGTLGDSGNAKGKPPHLHYSISRIIPAPWKIDGSTQGYKKAFFINPSPYLGGPDSQHKN, from the coding sequence ATGAAAATTTCAAAGAAGATAAGCACTGCCATTCTTGCTCTACTCCTGATCGGCTTCGTTCTTCCTGAAAGGATCAAGATTCCCGTCGTAGGCGCATCCGCAAAAGATTGGAACCGTGAATCTTTCTGGTTTGAACCGTGGGGTACATCCGGGGTGCATAAAGGCATCGATATTTTCGGCAAACTGGGTACCGGTGTCACGAGCACGACCGATGGCATCGTGTTATATACGGGTCAAATCCGAAAAGGCGGTAATGTCGTCCTTATCCTGGGGCCAAAATGGCGGCTCCATTATTTTGCCCATTTGAGCGCCATAAATACGTCAATCTTCAATTTTGTCTCGTCGGGCAGCTTGATTGGTACGCTAGGGGATAGCGGCAACGCAAAAGGCAAACCACCTCATCTTCATTACTCGATCAGTCGGATAATTCCGGCGCCCTGGAAAATCGATGGTTCAACTCAGGGTTATAAAAAGGCTTTCTTTATCAATCCGAGCCCATACTTGGGAGGTCCGGATAGTCAACACAAGAACTGA
- the nqrF gene encoding NADH:ubiquinone reductase (Na(+)-transporting) subunit F — MLEIILGVLFFTLIVIALVFVILGAKSKLVASGNVDILINDEKTIHVPIGAKLLTALADNNLFVSSACGGGGTCAQCRVKVHEGGGDILPTELSHITKREAAEGDRLACQVTVKQDMKIHVHDEVFGVKKWVATVRSNHNVATFIKELVLELPKGENINFRAGGYIQIECPSYHAKFSEFDVDERFRDEWDKYNLWQYESVVKTPAIRAYSMANYPEENDVVMLNVRIATPPPGSNGIPPGVMSSYIFNLKPGDKVTVAGPFGEFFARDTDNEMVFIGGGAGMAPMRSHIFDQLRRLKSKRKMTFWYGARSLREMFYVDDFNKLQEENPNFKWFIGLSEPKPEDNWTGYVGFIHNVLYENYLKNHPAPEDCEYYLCGPPMMNTAVIKMLEDIGVERENIMLDDFGG, encoded by the coding sequence ATGTTGGAAATCATCCTAGGCGTATTGTTTTTTACCCTCATCGTCATTGCCCTGGTCTTCGTAATTCTCGGTGCGAAATCTAAGTTGGTCGCATCGGGTAATGTCGATATCCTGATCAACGACGAAAAGACCATCCACGTTCCCATCGGCGCCAAGCTACTGACCGCGCTTGCCGACAATAACCTGTTCGTATCGTCGGCCTGCGGCGGCGGCGGAACCTGTGCCCAGTGCCGGGTCAAAGTCCACGAAGGTGGCGGCGACATTCTGCCGACCGAACTTTCCCACATCACCAAGCGCGAGGCAGCGGAAGGGGATCGTCTGGCGTGTCAGGTCACCGTCAAGCAGGACATGAAGATCCATGTTCATGACGAAGTCTTCGGCGTTAAGAAATGGGTGGCCACGGTTCGTTCGAACCACAATGTGGCGACTTTCATCAAGGAATTGGTGCTGGAATTGCCCAAGGGCGAAAACATCAACTTCCGAGCCGGCGGTTACATCCAGATCGAGTGTCCGTCCTATCATGCAAAGTTCTCGGAATTCGATGTCGATGAACGCTTCCGTGACGAATGGGACAAGTACAATCTCTGGCAGTATGAATCGGTGGTCAAGACGCCGGCAATCCGCGCCTATTCCATGGCGAACTACCCGGAAGAAAACGACGTCGTCATGCTCAACGTCCGTATCGCCACGCCGCCGCCGGGAAGCAACGGTATTCCGCCGGGCGTGATGTCGTCCTACATCTTCAATTTGAAGCCGGGCGACAAGGTGACCGTTGCGGGACCGTTCGGCGAGTTCTTTGCGCGGGATACCGACAACGAAATGGTCTTTATCGGCGGCGGCGCCGGTATGGCTCCGATGCGCTCGCACATCTTCGACCAGCTTCGCAGGTTGAAGAGCAAGCGCAAGATGACCTTCTGGTACGGCGCTCGTAGCTTGCGGGAAATGTTCTATGTGGACGATTTCAACAAGCTGCAGGAAGAAAATCCGAACTTCAAGTGGTTCATCGGGCTTTCCGAACCGAAACCGGAGGACAATTGGACCGGCTATGTCGGATTCATCCACAACGTTCTGTACGAGAACTATCTGAAGAACCACCCCGCGCCGGAGGATTGCGAATATTATCTTTGCGGGCCGCCCATGATGAATACTGCGGTGATCAAAATGCTGGAAGACATCGGCGTGGAAAGGGAAAACATCATGCTGGACGACTTCGGCGGCTAA
- a CDS encoding DUF1287 domain-containing protein: protein MYYRPKFTFNRIALFVLVASCVPAAVFAEIAADRLVAAALERTTHKVVYDGRYFRIPYPGGDVPERVGVCTDVVIRSYRALGIDLQVLVHKDMASNFSAYPSKKLWSLKRPDPNIDHRRVPNLQVFFARHGQQLPISDQTQAYRPGDLVTWMLPGNLPHIGIVTDKTAPAETRPLVVHNIGQGPKLEDILFAYPITGHYRYLPNSLDNPSLARNPEGRRSQINP, encoded by the coding sequence TTGTACTACCGACCCAAGTTTACATTCAACCGAATTGCCTTATTCGTCCTTGTCGCATCGTGTGTGCCGGCAGCCGTCTTTGCCGAGATCGCGGCGGACCGGCTCGTCGCCGCAGCGCTGGAGAGGACCACTCACAAAGTCGTATATGACGGCAGATACTTTCGCATACCCTACCCCGGCGGAGACGTTCCCGAGCGTGTCGGGGTTTGCACGGATGTCGTCATTCGGAGCTATCGCGCACTGGGGATCGATCTACAAGTTCTCGTGCACAAGGACATGGCTTCGAACTTCTCCGCCTACCCGTCCAAAAAACTTTGGAGCCTAAAACGCCCCGATCCCAACATAGACCACCGCCGAGTGCCGAATCTGCAGGTCTTTTTCGCACGTCATGGACAACAATTGCCGATATCCGATCAGACACAAGCTTATAGGCCGGGGGATCTTGTTACCTGGATGTTGCCGGGCAACCTGCCCCATATCGGTATCGTCACGGATAAGACCGCTCCGGCCGAAACACGTCCTCTCGTGGTACACAACATCGGGCAAGGTCCTAAGTTAGAGGATATCTTGTTCGCCTATCCGATTACCGGGCACTATCGTTACTTGCCGAATAGCCTCGATAACCCATCGCTGGCGCGAAACCCCGAAGGGCGGCGCTCTCAAATCAACCCTTAG
- a CDS encoding GNAT family N-acetyltransferase, with protein sequence MMLFRGFNGQFGGVAALNMRIATDEDIGRLSRLLEILFSQEQEFTPNAALQEAGLSAIISNPQVGEIMLAEADGKIIGMVSLLYTVSTALGARVAILEDMIVDPDFRGRGVGSRLLEYALRISRERECARVTLLTDAGNVGAHRLYERFGFSKSEMIPFRRSRQCD encoded by the coding sequence ATGATGCTTTTCCGGGGCTTCAACGGACAATTTGGGGGAGTGGCGGCATTGAATATGCGAATCGCAACAGACGAGGATATCGGTCGGTTGTCTCGTCTCCTCGAGATCCTTTTTTCCCAAGAGCAAGAATTCACCCCGAATGCCGCGCTTCAGGAGGCCGGTTTAAGCGCAATCATTTCAAACCCTCAGGTGGGAGAGATCATGCTCGCAGAAGCCGACGGCAAGATTATCGGAATGGTAAGCCTTCTATATACCGTTTCGACGGCGCTCGGGGCTCGAGTGGCTATCCTGGAAGACATGATCGTCGATCCGGATTTTAGAGGCCGCGGAGTGGGTAGCCGGCTTCTCGAATATGCCTTGCGGATTTCCCGTGAAAGAGAATGTGCACGGGTTACGCTTCTAACGGACGCCGGCAATGTCGGTGCCCACCGACTTTACGAGAGATTCGGCTTTTCCAAATCAGAAATGATTCCCTTCCGGCGCTCACGGCAATGTGACTAG
- a CDS encoding DUF539 domain-containing protein, producing MTLFLITFAVIAAVIFFMAIGVMFGRGAIKGTCGGVNNGECICVQKCEKRRKLEAMAENS from the coding sequence ATGACACTGTTTCTGATTACTTTTGCGGTGATAGCCGCCGTTATCTTCTTTATGGCGATAGGCGTCATGTTTGGGCGAGGGGCCATCAAGGGCACCTGTGGAGGCGTGAACAACGGCGAATGCATCTGCGTGCAAAAATGCGAAAAACGGCGAAAGCTGGAAGCCATGGCGGAAAATTCCTGA
- the nqrE gene encoding NADH:ubiquinone reductase (Na(+)-transporting) subunit E: MEAYINLFIKAVFIENMALAFFLGMCTFIAVSKKIETAVGLGIAVIIVQTLTVPANNLIYTYLLKEGALSWAGLENVDLSFIALMACIGVIAAIVQILEMVLDRFFPTLYNALGIFLPLITVNCAILAGSLFMIERDYNFNESVVYGVGSGFGWALAITAMAGVREKLKYSDVPPGLRGLGITFISAGLMAMGFMAFSGIQL, encoded by the coding sequence ATGGAAGCCTATATCAATCTGTTCATAAAGGCGGTCTTCATCGAGAACATGGCGCTGGCGTTCTTCTTGGGGATGTGCACGTTCATCGCCGTCTCGAAGAAGATCGAAACCGCCGTCGGTCTCGGCATTGCCGTGATCATCGTGCAGACGCTCACGGTTCCGGCCAACAACCTGATCTATACCTATCTGCTGAAAGAAGGCGCGTTGTCCTGGGCGGGTCTGGAAAACGTCGACCTGAGCTTCATTGCTTTGATGGCGTGTATCGGCGTCATCGCGGCGATCGTGCAGATTCTGGAGATGGTGCTGGATCGCTTTTTCCCGACGCTTTACAACGCCCTTGGGATTTTCCTGCCGCTCATTACCGTCAACTGCGCCATCCTTGCGGGCAGCCTGTTCATGATCGAGCGCGATTACAACTTCAACGAGAGCGTGGTTTACGGCGTCGGCAGCGGCTTCGGCTGGGCTCTTGCGATTACCGCGATGGCGGGCGTGCGCGAAAAGCTGAAATACAGCGACGTGCCGCCGGGACTTCGCGGCCTGGGCATCACATTCATCTCGGCAGGCTTGATGGCGATGGGGTTCATGGCTTTTTCGGGCATTCAACTGTAA